aaaaaaattaattaaaaagaacaaaaacaaaggaaaaaaaacctatagaaagaaaaaaaactaatgacaaaaaaaaaatttgaattaattggtttaacccgtcaaaccaggttaatccatcaaacctgGGATTAATgtcataaaattttgataactaaatagaaaaaaaaaacttaatattaacaaactaactttaaaacaaataattaaaaagcaaaaaacaaaaatactaaacaaaaaaatattaattttaaaaaaaaaacttaatattaacaaactaactttaaaaaaataattaaaaagcaaaaaaacaaaaatactaaacaaaaaaatattaatttaaaaaaaaaacttaatattaacaaactaactttaaaaaaataattaaaaagcaaaaaaacaaaaatactaaacaaaaaaatattaattaaaaaaaaaaaacaaagaaagaaaagcctacatgaagaaaaaaactaatgaagaaaatggaaaaaaaatctgaattaactggattaacctttcaaatcaagttaacccgtcaaatctaggattcgtgtcatgaaagtttgataactaaataggaaaaaaaaatttacgggtttaacccagaattagctgggttaacccatcagaCCCgtaatccgtgtcatgaaagtttgataactaaatagaaaaaaattaacattaataaactaaattaaatgaaaaaattaattaaaaaaaacaaaaaaaaatccaagttaatGTGTCAAACCCGGAACccatgtaatgaaagtttgataactaaataaaaaaaaaatttaacattaacaaaaaaaatattcattaaaaaaaacaaagaaaaaaacagcttaaaaataaataaaaaagaaaaaaatttttaaaaaaacaaagcaaaaaaaaaaaaaaagatagctaagcgttttactgtggactacactcgaaaaaattaattaaaaagaaaaatagaaaaaagaatccggttaacccatcaaacccaaaatctatatcatgaaagtttgataactaaatagaaaaaaaaatttaacattaacaaaaaaaattaaacaaaaaaatatttcattaaaaaaaaacaaagaaaaaaacagtttaaaaaaaaaaaagaaaaaaaaaaaaattttaaaaaaacaaagcaaaaaaaaaaaaaagacagctaaGCGTTTTTACTGTGGactacactaaaaaaaattaattaaaaaaaatcagaaaaaaagaatccaggttaacccatcaaacccaaaatctatatcatgaaaatttgattattaaatagaaaaaaaatttaacattaacaataaaaaaataaaaaaaatattcattaaaaaaaatagctttaaaaaaaacaacctaaaaaaacaaagtaaaaaaaaaaaattgctcagCATTTCATTATAAACTTGCACAATAAAACTCTGAGTTgttttaactattgttataaTAGTATATTTTCTAAGAATCATTGATTggagataattaaaaagaataaataaatacaaagttGATTAAATCTTTTGCTTAGAAAGCTATGTGTTTGTATGTACAAGTCATgtcttcaaaaaacaaaaacaaagaaaaaaaagtattagtactcaaaattcattataatttttgaaaagttttataaatattgtatatatatatttttataatattaaaaaaatgttcatcGTTTacattaaattgttattttttttcttttttattttttttatcaatattttattttttaattatattattaaattaactgaatTTATTAACCTTATCTAACCTAACACCCAAAATcttagattttcttttaaaaaatatttgcatctttttgataatttttctacaataacaaagaaaaagtagACCCCAACATAACGCAAGTCACCTGAATGGTAATCCACTACACCAATACACCTACAAATAGAGGGATTGAGAGATTTGCGTACCCAAATATGAAATTATAACCCATTTTGCATATCCATGAAATCTTAATTTCCATATAACTGTGCCCCAATGTATGAATATAATATacaatcatttaattaattaaccttaATTATGAACTCAATCCTCCCCTAAGCAATATGTAAGAACACTAGCTAGTTGTTCTCTATAACTAAAACCTAGCTACACTGACTTTTCTTCTTGCTTTGCAGCAATCATCATGCTTGTAAGCTTTTCTTTTAGCTTCTCTTTCTACAGGCCAGGGTACATTAGAAAGGAGAGAGCTGTTACTTGCACATGCATGTTACCTGAGATCTTGAAGTATGAATTGTTAAGTACATATCGAATTGATCAGGCCACAAAATCTGGTAATAGTTGAGCAGGAAACCTCTTTCTGTTTTGCATGTCAACACTCTCAAAACCAGAGCTGGAGTGAGAATTTTGTGAGGTGTTAATCCCAGAAAAGTCAGGTTCACTGGTTCCGATTTCTATTCTTCTTCCGCCCAGCTGAATGTTCTGGCTGGAGAGGTAGTTTTGCTGAGTTCCTGAAAGAGAAAGGTTCTCACAGTGTGGCAAGCCAAGAGTGAGGGAGACACTATTTCCACTAAATCTTGGGGTCAACTGCTCAATGTTAAACCTTCCAAGATCTCCCATTGGATATGCTCCAAAAGATCCATTGCTGCCAGTGATTAGAGGATAACCATCCTTGGTCAACCTTTCACCACCAAAATTCACACCGATTTCCCTACTTGTCGCACCATGTTTCACGTCCATGTCCATGGAGAGGATGCTACTTGGAGAATGCTGCATGTCACCGCTCCTTGGTTTCTTTGAACTTTGAGCAATTCCTTCCATTTCAGCTGGCCCAATAAGTGTAAAACCAGCTTGCTGTTGAAAGGATGCTCCCATGGGAGACATTGAGATTGTTGGGTTTGAAAATCTAGTAGGAGAAGCATTCTGGTTGGTGGGTTTTTCATGTTGTTTTGATTGAAGTACTACTCCCTTAAGTTGATCCATGTGATGTGTACTGCTCTCTCCTGGTGCACTAGAATGGGACCCAGACTCTTTGTTCTCATTTTTACCTCCACTCTCCTCAGAACCATCTTTCTCTCGCTCCTTGATCTCCTCCAAGTACATTTCCTCAACCATAGGCTTCCACAGCCGAACTCGAGCATTTATAAACCAATTAGACACCTGCATATACATGATCAGTTCATATATGTAGTTCATATTGGATAATGATTCATAGCAGAAGAAGGAAATCAATCACCTACGTACCCTATAATTTATTGccgagtatatatatatataattgcggCTGATGAAGAGGATTAGAGTTCATACCTGGCTCCTAGTAAGCCCTGTTTGTTTTGCAAGCATGTGCTTATCAGAATCCTTGGGATAACTGTGCTCAGCCAGAAGCAAAACATTTgtcacaaaatcaaaataagaaatagCCAATGAACGCATATTTAATAATgatgccatatatatatattcccatACTTGTAAGATCATATAATGAAaaccattaatggatcctcgTCTAAAAGATTAGTTCAATCTGTTAGGTGAAGCTCCCATAATGGTTATTACTAtattcatattttctcttgCACTACTTATCAGACTTCCAGGAACATACGGGTGAAGGAAGTGCTCGAAGAGCCAAGCGCGAAGAACTGAAACAGCACGTTCAGGCAATCCTCTCTGGGGTCTCCAAGCATTGTGTTGGACCATTCCAAGTTGTTGTAGTGCTCGCTGTTGTCGAAGCTGATGATCCACATACCTTAGTCTTGAACCTTCAACCTTTGCTCCAATGCAATCCTCTTCACCCAAGCTCTTGCTCGTGGCCCTTATTTGTGAAGCGATTGTGTCTTTAAGACTCCTGAATTGCCTTGAGATAGTCTGTAATGCTAGGGCAGTGTATGATTTCGCTGCACCGTATCCTGCTGCTTGTTCGAATGAGGAAACTACTACTTGCATTTGGTGGTGGTATTGCCTGTATCTTTGGTCCACCTTGAAAGTTTCCAAAGCAAGAGACAGATCAAGTACAATAGGACCACATTAGACTTGAGCACTTAGTCTAgggatggaaaagaaaagaaagcaggACTGTGACTTTATTGCATGTTTCAGGTTATCAGATCATCAACTTGCATTTCACCAAATAATTCATCACGAccacaagagaagaagaaaaagagaaaaagaaaaagggaagaaacaagaaaaacaggGTAATTGATATAATTACGGCTACCATGAAATTGACCTTGTTAATGGACCTGTTTGACTGGGACCGAACTTAAATGCCATAAAAAGACGAACATACATAGTTTGTATTATTGGAAATAAAGTCTCTCATGCTCTACAATAATTTCCACCATGCTAGGCTACCATgatctcttcttcattttcatcttcAAGATATTAGTAGGAGAATTATACACATAGGTCACTACCGAAAGGAAAATGTACGGACTGTATAGATTTAGTGGTAACAAGAATTTTTAGTGATGATTTCAGTTTTCGAGGAtcccaaaatcaattgacgaagACCTAACTCTACTTATAATCCAAGTACTTAATTTCAACATCATTTACTGTGGAAACAGCACACGTGAATTTACATGTGGCATTTGAAAGGAAAGCGGGTAatgttttctattaattttgacAGGAAAAAATCTAAAGCAGCCACAGAAGTATGCAACTagtttttatacacacacacacacacacacacacacacacacatatacatgTACGTACCTCATCAAGCATGGTTACAAGCTTTGCCTTCTTCATTTGCAGCTCCTGCCTATGGGCTGTAGTAAGGTCAGCTCCACGCTTAGCGCTAGTTTCACCAACAGCTTCACCACTGCCATCAGAACCATCTCCAGTTAAAGATTCTTTAGTCATCTTCATTTTCTCTTTAGTCCTTGCTATAATGCCACTCTTTATCAGGTCTTTCCCCACATTAGCAACTTCATCAAGCAACTCCTGTGTAGCTCTCAGGTACTTGGATCCCAGAACCATGTTTTGCATACCGGAAACCCCATTCGACACTGCCGAAACAGATGGCGGAGAGTTCCCAGAAAGCCTGATCTCATCACCTGAAGACACAACCGAAACATGAGGATGCAATGCTTGGATCTCATGCTCATTGCTTATAGCTCTACTATAGGGTGTCGGTGGTGCCGGTGCTTGCTGAGACGAGAGGCTTAGAGATAATCCTTGCCTTCCTGGAGACACCACCACCGGCCTCCGAAAACCCACCTGGGACGACATGACATCATGGGCCCCACTAGACTCACTAGCTGTAGCAGCTGATGCGACCGAATTCTGATCTATTGAACCCCAGATGTTATAGTGAACACTAGGGACAGCCCCGTGTAGGGACGATGGACGGCTGTGATTGTCCGGAGCTGAGGAAGTGATGTTGGAAGAGGGTACAGGAAGGGGGATGCCAACAAAGTGGTGATTCTGCGGCGGTCCATGGGAAAGGCTATTGTTGGAAGCAACAGTGTTACTGTGGTTAAAGAAGAACATATTTGGAGACTGTTGTTGGTGCTGCTGTTGAGTAGCGTCAGAGTAAGATGAGAGGTAGTTAGGGTTCATGAGATAAAGTGTCTGGATCCCATCAGATGGTGCAGCTGCTGCTTGGATTTCTGAGCTTCCATGAAAGTACGTTGCCATTAAATATGATCTACAAAAGGCAAAGTCAATAACCTTTGAGACTCAATCCTATTGTGCAAGCACCTTCAATTGTGTATCCAAGCTCGAAGCACTGAACGAAGAATCAGCCCATTTTGATGATTGATTCAGAGGAATTGGATCCTGAGTTAAACCTGAAGAAAATCTGGAGCAAGACACGAAAGAGAGTGATTATGAATCTAAATCTCCACAAGTACAtgataaaacaaaacatgtatACATTAGTTTACCACACAAATCAACCACCTACTAGCTAGAAACTTAAGATCTGAtctgtagaagaagaagaagaaagaagaagaaagggaggaAGTGAAGAATATGTGCTGAAGTTGTTTATATATTGCTATTAGCTAGCTAGAGAGGGAGTGGACAGGAAGCGGAGAGAGAAAGGGTGGGGGGAGAAATTAGTTAAGAACAGGACACAAACCCCATCAAAGATCTTCATTCAGAGACAgtaaattaatgtataaaaaaatgtgaaaaatggAAAGGAACCCATCAAAGAAGTTGCAGAGACAAGTTCAGTAATCAGTACCATTCAATTATGATTAAAGCAAGCAATTGCACACGAGGGATGGAAGGAAGCAGTGGTAGCTAGCTATATATCCCTAAAAGGACATgagtttaatatatatgtatcGAATCCAACAAGTGTCTACCAGAACAGCAAGTTCTTTAGACTTGGGTAGGGGTCTGATCTTGTCAGAGAGACTGAATTTTTTGCTGCCCTTCTCCAAGTAAAAATGACAATGataaatacaaaagaaagaTAGAGGCTTTAAAAAGCCTCACAAGAAAGATACCCTACTTTATTTTTCCACCAAAATGTCCGcacatttatggtttttcttttcattttccattATTTATATACTGTAATTatagtaataatactaataatgtCTTGTTGTTTGTTCTTTTTACATACTGTGTaccgtttttttcttttttcttttgtttcttatattagtatttttaagcTATTATCTTTACCAGGTGTGGTTTAGTATATAATACAAATgatagttttgaaaaataatttgtattcaaaaatatatttaaatatttttttacagattcttttaaaaataacacttctaaaaattttatgaaaactaTTAaagttcgatttttttttttagaaaatgtatagtttaattaaactatcattttttttcatttgtaaaaATGACACATAAACATGAGATAACCTGTTATTGGTAAAAATAgcacatcattattttttttagctttgttttaattttttttttcttaatataattccCTCAGTAAATATTGAGGAATATTTCTATAGGTAAAATCTGTTGGTAATTtatcaatgaaaatattttcttaatatttcatttatatttatcgaTTTTCTAACAGTGTAATAGATtgtgttgttaaaaaaaatagtgtaacTTGGTTGGTAGATTACGATTGTTTCCATTAGcacaatctaattttttaaaaatatatcaagttgCATGTTGAGAAAAACATaatctatataaattttcaaaaattactcTATTACCAACCatgcaaaccaaaaaaaaaattatgaacaacAATACAACATTCAttgagtaaaaataattaatgtctAAATTTTTGAACATTCCAcgtatacatatacatatatgcatgcatacatacatacatacatatatacgtATATGTATGTACGTATGTATGTATATTAGTTTACCTATGATATTTGAATTGAGTTAAACTAGATTGATTAGGTCAATTAATGTTTGACTAAGTCTAATTGAATCAATTAGTTGGTTTTAATTCAAATCTAATTCCAATTATATCTGAATTCAccatgtaaaattttaaaattatttgattattttaataaaaaatgaaatatctaagattttgattaaaaaaaaaggggttcaaatatgaacaaaaaaatattcaaatttttagACATTCTTTTATTAACTTGTGCTGGTTATTACAAGGcaattttcacaatttttttttaagttgtgttgttatcataaaaaaattataaaaattatgttgttttatcCATGTAACCTAAtaaaatgtgttattttttttaaaaaaaaaaagtattctacCTATGCTACTTTCCCATATTTATCTACGAGAGTgttctatttttcaaaaaaaagaaattcttacTTCTTCACTATTTCGGGTTTAGGTGCTTCTACCTTGTGtgtggattaaaaaaaagaagaaaaattccaCTGATTTGACCTtccttttcaaatcattcaatgCAGGCACGTTCGATaagaaactataaaataaatacgaCAGATCTATTTAGCTATAGAGAGCATTACCGCGGCTTAAGGAAAGCAACACTTCAGCAATAGTTCAAATTACCGCTTAATAAAAGAtttcaagataaatttattaattatattttataaaaataaaaattattaatatttaataaaaaaatctaaatataaaataaagatggttaaaaaatcatacttgttagatatacattaaaaatagtaaaaaaaaataaaaattatttatagttCTTTATTCACCTAAAACcaggcataaaagaaaatggagaGGAGTCAAATTTAAAGGGTGTTTTAGAAATatggtaataattgtttttcaaggtatcttttatatagaaatatattaacataatatttttttatttacaaaagatataaatgatattagcatattattaaaatgattgaaaataaaaaaatataaatataaaaaataataaaaataattatttttaaaacaagaaatatccgaaaaagcaaaagaaagtgGGCCCAGAGAACAGGCAGCTGAATAACGAGGACACTGTCTGGTTCCACAAAGGGTTTTGGATTCATTATGGAGCAAGCTAGAGAGGAAAAGGGTTAAGGAAGTAATCTTATTGGCCTATCGTTAGACCTTATGAAAATATCTCCTTGTCCTCCATTATTCATACACTGTTTAGTATGTGTGTGTTCGTAATTTGCTtgcttgcttttgttttttctttggctGGATGCAAGGGACGGAGATAAAGTGTTCGTGAAATAATCCCCACTCTTTGAAAGCAACTGCCATTATCAAACAAAGTTCTTCAAGTGACACTCCATCTCCACCGTTTAATCTAGCTAGTGGAGGCACATGTCTCCGTTAATTCCACCTATTATTAACCATCCCTAGTTTACTTTATCCATTTCAAGCTCAAGGAATTTTGTATTTATAGCCTTgggttttaattgttttctctctcttcttcttcttttttttttaaaaaaattgtgtatATGGATAAGGTTGGAGACATTTAATTCCAAAAATTTAAACAGTTAGTTATAGTAAAATAAatacttctatattttttttctccttacaTGTCTTGTCAAATGAGATATTTTAGACTTCAAAAGAAGGTCcactatattatatatgttgcttttttttttttaattaattagagaaGATTGTGGATGTTAAGATTCTAATTCataatcattttataatataaaaaaattaattatcttttaatttaaaattttaatttattagatgaaacttgataaatgatttttttatttataaataaaaggctTGAACTACCATTatgaaaaagtaattaaaatcttGCCAATTAATTAGTTAAGAGTTCCGTCCGAGTTGACatccaatcaaataaaaaaaagagttctgTTGAATTTTCATGTTCAAGCTTAAGGAACTTTGTACAGCCCTGGGATTTAGaatgtgtttggcagtgtgctaacgattgctttttaaataattttttatactaaaatgcatgcaaatgattttttttatttttttaaaaattattttttgacatcagcacatcaaaaagatccaaaaagtacaaaccgtattaaattttagcaaaaaaaaaaatttaaatttttttgaaaaacgcCGTCTCAATCGCATTCCTAAACACTACCTTaattgttttctctcttttttcttaaaaaaaaaatgctatgtagaaaactaataaacatttaccaaCATTGGAAAAATGTGAAATTGCTTCTTCTACTTTTATTACCGTGGTACAAACTATAAGTGCTTCATCTTAACTAGGTTTTGAtgcatgttttataaaaatttaaattttttttgttaaaaattaaatttttatatattttaattattttaatgtgctgatataaaataatattttaaaaaataaaaaaaatattatttttaatatattttaatataaaaattatttaaaaaataattataatcacattTGTGACGATTGACACTTCCAGAGGTTGTCATTTGTACCTAATAAAGAGTTCCGGCAATGGAATCTTGTGTTTGACTTGTAATCATTATGGTTAATTTGGGctattattaacataaaaaatttaaattttaaataaaaaaccacaattgtaaatttttttgattaaataacataattttattttttatggttctaAAAGGCAacatatgtaaaaaaaacatgataaaaaaataggatgttaaataaatattatgtattaaaatactatttctttcaaaacataatattaaaaaggaaagagaagttTAATTTTGTGACTAATCTAGACAtgataagttattttaaaaaaaatatatgctatcatgcaagtaatttaatttaatatgctaatttttattataaaaaataccaatCATTACAAACTTTCTCCCTTATCGCTTCATGTTAAAGGTAATTGCATCACTGCTACTCTGTAATCTCCATCTTGTCACTGTCATTTTTTAGCATGACTTTACTAGGGATTACAATGCCCTTTCGCCATAAAGAAAAGACTACCGGCAAATCAACAGTGTAAAGGAGAAAGCATTAGGTAAAATCTTGTGATTACATCACCAACAGGTCATCCGGCCAGTTCACTCGGAGCCCAGCATGAGTCACCAATACCTCTATTCTATggcttaatttctttttttaatgtatgatagctacatattaaaattataaattaaaagtgtgtagattttgtgttttaagagtatttttaggaatatttttttattatttttttaagttaatttttttaattggcttGATATCGCTGTCATGATTGATTtagagattaatttaaatgcgCCGAGGCCATGTATCCTTGTCAACCTCCGCTCCGACCACGGCATGGCCAAAAAGTAAAAGGTTGTGGTTTTCCTGAAGtgcttatattttttagttttcccTTTTTGTTCCGTCATAATCTTGTAAGTCTTTATACATACCCTTAAAGTTGTTTAATCAAAGCCTCATGCTGTCAATTATGGATTTAGAGAGGGCCATAGTCCCCAGTGTTTAAAAAATCTTCATAATCATCCccaattgtgttatttttttcatagattTTATATGAACTGGCCTCTCTAGAACTATAAGTATGCATTTAATCCCCTTCATAGAATTTAGATCCGTCATTGCATTTGAGGCAAATGAATATCCATAGCTATTAAAAACTACCAACTGCtaaaaaacttttgattgacTGTTATTTCTTAGTACAATATTGTAATATACTTTATTACTAATATGTAATTCCACCTCTATTATTGtattaactatttaaaataaaataatttgatgataaTGCTACTATTATTGTATGAAAAAGTAATCAGAGCTAgccttgaaataaataaaaaatatattgtatctgaatttaaataaaaaactccattagatttaataatttttttatatatacaagtcGCAGAAAGGGGAATATGAGATTTCTTATCAATGCATGTAATACTTGGTAATTTATTCAATATAATgcatttatctttataaaatcatcattttacTATTTTACATCGATTAATATAAGTATTTGTTTAggattgaaatttatatttttttaaaaaaattatatcttattcaaatcattttatcatatattattagaaattctAAACAgactataaaaaataacccGTCACAATGCgggaacatattttttaattaatgcaaGTAAGAAGAAAGATAAGAGCATGTACATTAAGCACCAAACTAAGATGATTAGCGTGTGTAATCATCTTGCATTATCACATCATTATGGGTTCCTCAAAACTGAAACGAGAGATGGCATTTAATTAGGAATTTGACGAGTTCttagcttttttcctttttgagaAAAGTGGGCATTGAACTTTAAATTATACATCATTATTACGTGGAAGATATATCTTATCAAGAACATACATAAAAGAGAAGGAATccgtttaattattaattactacTAATAAGCGGATTAACGAAGTTGATTGAAAGGGGTTGAATTAAGAATCTTTTTCTCTcctgtaattaattaaattatggaGCTACCAATATCAGATGTCCACGATGGGCACATGAtcctttttgtccttttaatcCTAGTTTTAAATAATGGAATTTAACCTATCACTTCACTCGCACTGATGCCTTTGGTTTACCATCCCTTCATAGATGTGACATTAACATGTC
This genomic interval from Populus alba chromosome 1, ASM523922v2, whole genome shotgun sequence contains the following:
- the LOC118046955 gene encoding BEL1-like homeodomain protein 1 translates to MATYFHGSSEIQAAAAPSDGIQTLYLMNPNYLSSYSDATQQQHQQQSPNMFFFNHSNTVASNNSLSHGPPQNHHFVGIPLPVPSSNITSSAPDNHSRPSSLHGAVPSVHYNIWGSIDQNSVASAATASESSGAHDVMSSQVGFRRPVVVSPGRQGLSLSLSSQQAPAPPTPYSRAISNEHEIQALHPHVSVVSSGDEIRLSGNSPPSVSAVSNGVSGMQNMVLGSKYLRATQELLDEVANVGKDLIKSGIIARTKEKMKMTKESLTGDGSDGSGEAVGETSAKRGADLTTAHRQELQMKKAKLVTMLDEVDQRYRQYHHQMQVVVSSFEQAAGYGAAKSYTALALQTISRQFRSLKDTIASQIRATSKSLGEEDCIGAKVEGSRLRYVDHQLRQQRALQQLGMVQHNAWRPQRGLPERAVSVLRAWLFEHFLHPYPKDSDKHMLAKQTGLTRSQVSNWFINARVRLWKPMVEEMYLEEIKEREKDGSEESGGKNENKESGSHSSAPGESSTHHMDQLKGVVLQSKQHEKPTNQNASPTRFSNPTISMSPMGASFQQQAGFTLIGPAEMEGIAQSSKKPRSGDMQHSPSSILSMDMDVKHGATSREIGVNFGGERLTKDGYPLITGSNGSFGAYPMGDLGRFNIEQLTPRFSGNSVSLTLGLPHCENLSLSGTQQNYLSSQNIQLGGRRIEIGTSEPDFSGINTSQNSHSSSGFESVDMQNRKRFPAQLLPDFVA